The Fodinibius saliphilus genomic interval GGAAAGTCGTAAGCGGCTAGACAAATTAAGGGAAGAGTATGCTGATCAGGTGGAACAGCTATCAAATTCATTCTTTTTTGCGGATCTTCAAAATTGGGTTCACAAGATTGAGCCGGGTTATCGAATGGAGTACTTTTATAGGGAGATGCGCAGAGAGACGGGCTACCTAATGAACAAAGGAGAGCCAATGGGAGGAGTATGGAACTATGATGAAAAAAACCGCGAAACGGTTCCGGAGGATTATGTTATTCCCAATATCACTACGTTTTCACCTGATAAAATTACCGAAGAAGTAATTGGAATAGTGAAAAAACAATATGATGACCATTTTGGGAGTATTTCTGGATTTGAATATGCGGTTAATCGAAAACAGGCAACTCAATTATTAGAAGAATTTATTGACGAACGATTGGCAGATTTTGGTCCCTATGAAGATGCGATGGTCTCTGGAGAGGCTACTTTATTTCATTCTTCATTCTCACTCTATCTTAATAATGGATTACTGACACCTTGGGAAATCTGCGAGAGTGCAATCAAAGCTTATAAGGCTGATAAAGCACCTATAAATTCTGTAGAGGGGTTAATACGACAAATATTGGGCTGGCGTGAATTTGTACGTATCTATTATGAAGCTATGATGCCAAAAATACGAGAGACAAACTTTTTCGACTTTTCGAATGCACTACCTGAACTTTTTTGGGGAGACGAAACAAAGATGCACTGCTTGCAGGAAAGTATAGCCCCAGTTATTGAGAGCGGTTATTCTCATCATATACAGCGATTAATGGTCTTGAGTAATTTCAGTAACCTTACAGAAACAGATCCCAGAGAGCTCAACAAATGGTTTTGGCTAGCATATATTGATGCCTATGAATGGGTAGTTCTTCCGAATGTGTTGGGGATGTCTACCTTTGCAGATGGTGGTGTGTTGGCTTCAAAGCCGTATGTAAGTAGTGGAAATTATATTAACAAAATGAGCAATTATTGTAAGCATTGTGATTATAGTATCAGTAAAAAGACCGGTAAGGGGGCATGCCCATTTAATTATCTCTATTGGAATTTTGTAAATAAACAGCGCGAGGGTTTTGAGAAAAGTGGACGTAATAGTTTTATGGTCAGTATGTATGACAAGAAATCTGCTGATGATAAAAAGGCAATTAAACATTCGACAGAACAGTTCTTAGCAGAACTGGAAAGGTCGTAATTTATTTAAAAATTAATATTTTAGTACTGATAAATATTTATGGAAGGAATTAATAATAAGCGCGTTTTTAAACGAAATGATGAAAAGCCAAACGGGGAAGGTGATTATGTTCTTTACTGGATGCAGATAAACAGGCGTTTTCAGTATAATTTTGCGTTGGAATATGCCGTTAAGTTGGCAAACCATCTAAATAAGCCTCTGCTAATTTACGAGGGGCTTAGCTGTGATTATCCTTGGGCAGCAGATCGTTTTCATTATTTCCTAATGGAAGGAATGGCAGAAAACCGGGCTTATGCTCAAAGAAATGATCTTAATTATTACTCCTATCTTGAGGATGAACCGGGAGCAGGTGATGGTTTGCTATATGCATTGGCAAATGACGCTTGTGCTGTTGTTTCAGATGAATATCCCGTTTTCATAATCCGTGAACATAATGAGAAGGTCGGTCCTAAACTTGATATCCCATATACAACGGTAGATTCCAATGGCCTTATTCCATTAGGGATTACGGAAAAGGCTCCATATAATGCTTATTTCTTTCGTAAAATAATGCAGCGAAACTTTTTAAGCTGCTATAAAAATGGGCCAAAGAAAAATCCGTTAAAAGAATTAGAAAACAGAAGTACGGTTACTTTACCTTCAAAGTTTTTAAATAAGTATCCTCGTGCTAATTCACATCTTGATGAGCCTGATTCTTTTATCAGTTCGTTAGATATCAACCATGAGGTCGATAAAATTGAGTTGGATGGTAGCCGAGAGGCTGCATTAACTCGATTAGATCAATTTATTCAAAACGGACTAAAGGAATATGATGACAAACGTAATGATCCGGATGAGGAAAAAACAAGTCGGTTAAGTCCTTGGCTGCATTTTGGTAAAATATCGGAGTACGAGATTGTAGATGCTGTTTTAAAGCACCAGCCGAAAGGGTGGGACCTTGAGGATATTACTTTTAACAAGGGATCAACTGGCGGTTTCTTTAACGGTGATCCCAATGTGGATGGATTCTTGGATGAAGTGATTACTTGGCGGGAAGTTGGCTTCCATTTTGCCCATCATGAGCCGGACTATGATACGTATGATTCTCTGCCCGACTGGGCGTTGAAGACTCTTGAAAAACATAAAAATGATCCGCGCGAGTATATTTATGAGTTGGAAGAGTTTGCCCAGTCACAAACCCACGATGAGATCTGGAATGCAGCACAGACACAGTTGCGAGAGGAGGGGATTATCCATAATTATCTGCGAATGCTGTGGGGCAAAAAGGTGCTTGAGTGGACGCCCAATCCTGAGACCGCTTTGGCATATTTGATTGAACTCAATAATCGGTATGCAATTGATGGACGTGATCCCAATAGCTATTCGGGTATTTTCTGGATATTTGGGAGGTTCGACCGTGCATGGCAAGAACGCCCGATCTATGGGAAAACTCGCTATATGACCAGTGATAGCACAAGAAAGAAAGTTAAGCTTGATGAATATCTGCAGAAATATGGAAGCCGGGGCAGTCAGCAGGCATTGGAGCTATGAAGTAAAGAAGGTGTAAAGGTTAGAACTCTTCAATTAACTTGCTAACTAGTTTAGCAAAATCTTCTTTACGAGAGTCAGCTGCTGCATTAACCTCGTTATGGTCTAATTTACCCTTGGTAACTCCGGAGGCCATGTTACTGATGAGCGAAATGGCAACTGATTTCAATTCCAGTCGTGCTGCTTCAAAAAGTTCGGGGGCCGTTGACATACCCACAGCATCAGCACCCATTTTACGAAATGAGCGTATTTCGGCCTTGGTTTCATAGTTGGGCCCCGTTACATACATGTAAGTGCCCTGCTGGGTAACTAGCTTTAAGTCAGCTGCCAAGCTGCGTACTTTATCCACCCATTGGTGGTGCAGGTAACGGTGTTTAGAATAGCCGCGTGGAGAGATAGACAGATTATTACGAATAACGCCTTCAATTACCATCAAGTCACCTACTGAAAATGAGGTATTAATAGCACCTGCTGCATTTGAAATGATAAGCTTTTTAGCCCCAAGTGCATCGGCGATATAAACAGGGGTGGCAGTTTCTTCAAACGAAAAACCTTCGTAGTGATGGAAACGTCCCGAAAAGGCTATCATCTGCTTTCCATTTATTTCTCCAAAAATCAGTTCACCGGCATGTCCCTCTACCGAAGAATGAGGCATCCCAGGAATATCACTGTACGGTATTTTGTTGGGTCTCTGGATAGCATCAGCAAAGCTGCCTAGCCCGGATCCTAAAATGACAGCTGCTTCAAGCTTTTTGCCCCCTTTTTCTTCCAAGTAGTTAATAATAGACGTAGTAAAGTCGGGTAATGACATAATTATATGGCTTCAATTTTATATCCCTGTTGTTCGTCATAATCGGTGAGCATAAAGAGCGGGTGGTGCGAGTCGTGATACCCCATCAACATAAATTGTTCTTCGTAAGCCCTTTTTAGCAGCTGTTTACGAGCAAGCATACTCTGGTTGGCATCAAAATCATATTTGGCAGCAAATTTCCGGTTGACCTCACCGCGTGTTGCCAGTACATCTCCAGCCATCATATACTTTTGAGAACCGTCATCTAAGAGGAGTACCTGTGAAAATTCAGTATGCCCGCCAATTTTTTGTACAGTAATTTCCGGATAGGGTTGGTCCTCATCATCCATTAAGTGCAGATCTGCTTTAGCATCCAGAAAATGGATAAACTGCGTTTTTTCTTCGTCGTAATATTCTTCTTTTTCTATGGTTTTTTTCCAGCCTTTTTTAGAGACCCATAGTTTGGCATCCGGAAAAGTAAGTTCCCAGAAACCGGAAGACCGACCGGCTAACCCACCAATATGATCATAGTGCAGGTGGCTGGCAAAGATGTCGGTGATCTCATATTCTGTAAGTCCGTATTCCGCAAGATTTTCCTTAATTGTTTCGGTGCTTGTACCTTCTCCAAAATCACCGATACCTACATCAAACAGAATGTTTTTGTTGCCTGATTGAATTAGAAAAGGATTAAGGGAAATTTTCAATGCTCCTTTGGCGGGGGAATCATTGCGGTCAATACGATTAAACTTTTTATCAAGTCCAACACTAAAGGTGCCTTCATACAGGGCATGTGCGGATATCGTTTTTGTGTTCATATTGCTCTACAAAGAAGTGAAAAGTTAATGCCGGGAGAGGAGTTGCCGGTGAACTTATTATAAATTATTGATTCTTATTTTCGTGCTTGTCATAGGCTTCGATAATTTCACGTACTAGCTTGTGGCGAACAACATCTTCTTCATTAAGGTAAACAAAAGATATTCCTTCAATATCTTTCAGGATTCTCTGAATAGATATGAGGCCAGACTGTTTTTTCCGTGGGAGGTCGGTTTGGGTAATATCTCCGGTAATAATAGCCCGGCTGTTAAAGCCGATACGTGTTAAAAACATCTTCATCTGCATGTTAGTTGCATTTTGTGCCTCATCTAAAATTACAAATGCATTATTAAGTGTGCGTCCTCGCATATAGGCGAGTGGAGCAATCTCAATGATATTTTTTGCCAGATATAGTTCCAGGCGATCATATTCGATCATATCCTCAAGTGCATCAT includes:
- a CDS encoding cryptochrome/photolyase family protein, with product MTKTHFSKKLQQTSTQSDIAESKKTVFILHDQLNLSVWPDWIQDEKPLLIFLESEAKSRVLPFHKKKLVYKWSSMRHFAIHCSEQGFPVYYDTIQGWYDEGLKSILNQSNEMQLYYMKPSEWESRKRLDKLREEYADQVEQLSNSFFFADLQNWVHKIEPGYRMEYFYREMRRETGYLMNKGEPMGGVWNYDEKNRETVPEDYVIPNITTFSPDKITEEVIGIVKKQYDDHFGSISGFEYAVNRKQATQLLEEFIDERLADFGPYEDAMVSGEATLFHSSFSLYLNNGLLTPWEICESAIKAYKADKAPINSVEGLIRQILGWREFVRIYYEAMMPKIRETNFFDFSNALPELFWGDETKMHCLQESIAPVIESGYSHHIQRLMVLSNFSNLTETDPRELNKWFWLAYIDAYEWVVLPNVLGMSTFADGGVLASKPYVSSGNYINKMSNYCKHCDYSISKKTGKGACPFNYLYWNFVNKQREGFEKSGRNSFMVSMYDKKSADDKKAIKHSTEQFLAELERS
- a CDS encoding FAD-binding domain-containing protein; this translates as MEGINNKRVFKRNDEKPNGEGDYVLYWMQINRRFQYNFALEYAVKLANHLNKPLLIYEGLSCDYPWAADRFHYFLMEGMAENRAYAQRNDLNYYSYLEDEPGAGDGLLYALANDACAVVSDEYPVFIIREHNEKVGPKLDIPYTTVDSNGLIPLGITEKAPYNAYFFRKIMQRNFLSCYKNGPKKNPLKELENRSTVTLPSKFLNKYPRANSHLDEPDSFISSLDINHEVDKIELDGSREAALTRLDQFIQNGLKEYDDKRNDPDEEKTSRLSPWLHFGKISEYEIVDAVLKHQPKGWDLEDITFNKGSTGGFFNGDPNVDGFLDEVITWREVGFHFAHHEPDYDTYDSLPDWALKTLEKHKNDPREYIYELEEFAQSQTHDEIWNAAQTQLREEGIIHNYLRMLWGKKVLEWTPNPETALAYLIELNNRYAIDGRDPNSYSGIFWIFGRFDRAWQERPIYGKTRYMTSDSTRKKVKLDEYLQKYGSRGSQQALEL
- a CDS encoding purine-nucleoside phosphorylase, with protein sequence MSLPDFTTSIINYLEEKGGKKLEAAVILGSGLGSFADAIQRPNKIPYSDIPGMPHSSVEGHAGELIFGEINGKQMIAFSGRFHHYEGFSFEETATPVYIADALGAKKLIISNAAGAINTSFSVGDLMVIEGVIRNNLSISPRGYSKHRYLHHQWVDKVRSLAADLKLVTQQGTYMYVTGPNYETKAEIRSFRKMGADAVGMSTAPELFEAARLELKSVAISLISNMASGVTKGKLDHNEVNAAADSRKEDFAKLVSKLIEEF
- a CDS encoding MBL fold metallo-hydrolase; the encoded protein is MNTKTISAHALYEGTFSVGLDKKFNRIDRNDSPAKGALKISLNPFLIQSGNKNILFDVGIGDFGEGTSTETIKENLAEYGLTEYEITDIFASHLHYDHIGGLAGRSSGFWELTFPDAKLWVSKKGWKKTIEKEEYYDEEKTQFIHFLDAKADLHLMDDEDQPYPEITVQKIGGHTEFSQVLLLDDGSQKYMMAGDVLATRGEVNRKFAAKYDFDANQSMLARKQLLKRAYEEQFMLMGYHDSHHPLFMLTDYDEQQGYKIEAI